The Phragmites australis chromosome 15, lpPhrAust1.1, whole genome shotgun sequence genome window below encodes:
- the LOC133893490 gene encoding uncharacterized protein LOC133893490 isoform X2 has product MASADNVLLLVHQLPIDMEGPDEGRLAHLLPPLHRSPPPPPPPPFRPPPPPQAAEPRLSFRGWLGAPRHWDLWVAKLRPLHSRLWRRLGIHDAVLASTYRFKRDASAVLHLASFWSPTTSTFTFPWAEATLTLQDVALLAGFPTHGAPVPAPLPPEWRPDEAALNGVRLGFNRSACKKAHHSAWVKHFLTDHNNDAVLEHAAFLALWLTRFVLPGHPESTMRQSVFPIAVRLARGDRVALAPAVLASLYRDLRDIKAFLVAAGAAAASGNADMLCSLSLYAPLYILQLWMWERFPSLSPARNNPAVSNGEPMAARWHDLSSKVNPTLIREALSSGDNFVWQPYATSVMKHTGWVRSSDLAGNDELRSLAHCLRPCELVGMDCIEHYLPHRVARQFGLDQDVPGDVRRANQDWAVAWQTYELDGKNVAFFIPQSEPGITARYAQWWRQQLPPSHLHAEAASIPVEWKTSKRKVKKTPAAMEAEAEKERKMKKARVPPSDKKRKLEELYDAKLSDWLATTRNGISDTAGGSFTRGSLPKYDLGSDDALLPNVGASNDDVVLLMPRMQTTTPAAMALRDSDMSPALGERGNFIVDKPPYIPSEPEGHVTATLEEEKLNIPVDRSLNITDRPEGATAVMELENEASSGSDRPEEVTAPVIEEKEVAIEGDICVTGMYQLEKTIAIVKEADDGDAVSEEVGRPAEEAIKAAPQNQQEVDAGVMNNSHDALALPEEPLPVQQTNNGGGCSEVSYVTEDDNVAGGLVTNDGETTCRDFVVQDQREVPCVEEIGRRVNNQMVDKGSEEKPQEAPQIEIVESVEDILMGTDNDGEQKIVQLTVEEVATSNCMAATPLHVLEAENALVNKDLNLADKQAAEGEEAEQEQINTLAKVGAEEEHKEISEVDHADMADPKMHSHFTTEKPEKAAEIECAEIDGTTRLTGRDTDGKLVDVPEVGHEEENVKGLIVNASDEKLAEVLQVSPAEVEDVKGLMKEDTSNKSKDVPELENTGSEGTHGPMEEDSDGRRAEIHDVNAELEKANGHERDGDRPKGILQVDLLRRDEDRWLAKEEIEENTTKVPQVKYEKLRVEAPIKEDTKEKPHADGKDLPEKDINESKEVDELKQGEGEGCKVLMEKDEENFYDARGVEQAEEGQHKALTEKDVHNHVEEITLVGQVDDQSDRLTRIRTEEIPEETTRTQEREFDKDVVEDSKNSTNAEMPCSSATVQLKRDQMEVSHEGMTEELCIQNVELINQREPSCDATAMAIGGVYDHKTLDMHEEVALKQKQDHRIIRENRETTILEGSHMLDSEVKSDLVTPKGDETHAAGGIQNQEIWDENKQLAMEERQDLETTIKNNKTNMLDDADSLVCGEYQIDSTVTDVNEAESTEGIQDQELLDNKEQLAMEEKQDLGSTTENNKMNMSEDADIDVRGEYQIDPAGTEVNEVESTKGIQNQELSDNKEDQVMEKRMDCEITVGSGIFVEESYKLGGGGVVTFAVAVDVSDSMQIKESCSMEEAREDRQNQGVEHANEKRILEDTSMIDSGELKSISTVGEVNMVGLREGTPNQCVLSVEKEAAVQEKQDQGMADENTSRDLADMDALECGGVKPDGGVKMFHETILTVEAVKICSENKQKEAAFEEHNITEVEGSESNQTARKEPEGALPPEPENLVEVKQENLENETEMSICRENDEASGKDQTSAEIKNDIGWAVESTNSYDKLASDSLNTACHDPIKLGKSSNEEVKRTRNSRSMYLKDIKESLGKIRSEPSNRVQATSVGYYSKHAVQEPISVFKDIKVPSRDSARDFGRDCAPELVVTSPQEETPRWKQEQYALQILEDVQNARIIEKTRMEMEIRILKAQIASMERQVMNLDHFSEVKSRSKRH; this is encoded by the exons ATGGCCTCCGCCGACaacgtcctcctcctcgtgcaCCAGCTCCCCATCGATATGGAGGGGCCCGACGAGGGTCGCCTGGCCCACCTCCTCCCCCCACTCCACCGCTCCCctcctccgccccctcctccgccgttccgcccgcctccccctccccaaGCCGCCGAGCCCCGCCTCTCTTTCCGCGGCTGGCTCGGCGCCCCGCGCCACTGGGACCTCTGGGTCGCCAAGCTCCGCCCCCTACACTCCCGCCTCTGGCGCCGCCTCGGCATCCACGATGCCGTCCTCGCCTCCACCTACAGGTTCAAGCGCGACGCCTCCGCCGTCCTCCACCTCGCCTCCTTCTGGtcccccaccaccagcacctTCACCTTCCCCTGGGCCGAGGCCACCCTCACCCTCCAGGACGTCGCCCTCCTCGCCGGATTCCCCACCCACGGCGCCCCCGTCCCCGCGCCGCTCCCGCCCGAATGGCGCCCCGACGAGGCCGCCCTCAACGGGGTGCGCCTCGGATTCAACCGCAGCGCCTGCAAGAAGGCGCACCACTCCGCATGGGTCAAGCACTTCCTCACCGATCACAACAATGACGCCGTCCTGgagcacgccgccttcctcgcGCTCTGGCTCACGCGCTTCGTGCTCCCGGGCCACCCCGAGTCCACCATGCGCCAGTCCGTCTTCCCCATCGCCGTCCGCCTTGCGCGCGGCGACCGCGTCGCCCTCGCCCCCGCCGTGCTCGCCTCCCTCTACCGTGACCTGCGCGACATCAAGGCCTTCCTCGTCGCTgcgggtgccgccgccgccagcggcAACGCCGATATGCTGTGCTCCTTATCCCTCTACGCGCCCCTCTACATTCTCCAGCTCTGGATGTGGGAGCGCTTTCCTTCTCTCAGTCCCGCAAGGAATAACCCAGCTGTGAGCAATGGCGAGCCGATGGCCGCTCGGTGGCATGATCTAAGCAGCAAGGTGAACCCGACGCTGATACGCGAGGCCCTCAGTTCAGGGGACAACTTTGTGTGGCAGCCTTATGCCACCTCTGTGATGAAGCACACCGGGTGGGTTCGCAGCAGTGATCTCGCCGGGAATGATGAACTGAGATCCCTCGCGCATTGCTTGCGGCCTTGTGAGCTTGTGGGGATGGATTGCATCGAGCACTACCTCCCACACCGCGTTGCAAGGCAGTTTGGACTGGACCAAGATGTGCCCGGGGATGTTCGCCGTGCCAATCAGGATTGGGCGGTTGCTTGGCAGACCTATGAATTGGACGGGAAGAATGTGGCGTTCTTCATCCCTCAGTCTGAACCTGGGATCACAGCGCGGTACGCACAGTGGTGGAGGCAGCAATTACCACCTTCTCATCTTCATGCTGAGGCAGCAAGCATTCCAGTGGAGTGGAAGACTTCCAagcgcaaggtgaaaaagacgCCAGCGGCCATGGAAGCTGAGGCTGAGAAGGAGCGGAAGATGAAGAAGGCTCGCGTCCCACCTAGTGACAAAAAGCGCAAGCTTGAAGAATTGTATGATGCAAAGTTGTCGGATTGGCTTGCAACTACAAGGAATGGGATCAGTGACACTGCTGGTGGCAGCTTCACAAGGGGATCCTTACCAAAATATGACCTAGGATCAGATGACGCCTTGTTGCCTAATGTTGGAGCTAGCAATGATGATGTTGTGCTACTTATGCCAAGGATGCAGACTACAACTCCTGCTGCGATGGCATTGAGGGATAGTGATATGAGCCCGGCTCTAGGAGAGAGAGGAAACTTCATAGTTGATAAGCCTCCATATATCCCCAGTGAACCTGAAGGACATGTTACTGCAACGCTGGAGGAGGAAAAACTTAATATTCCTGTGGACAGGTCTCTTAATATCACAGATAGGCCAGAAGGAGCCACTGCGGTAATGGAGTTGGAGAACGAAGCTAGTAGTGGATCTGATAGACCTGAAGAAGTTACTGCTCCAGTCATAGAAGAGAAAGAAGTTGCCATAGAGGGAGATATTTGCGTTACCGGGATGTATCAATTGGAAAAGACCATAGCAATTGTAAAGGAAGCAGATGACGGTGATGCAGTTTCAGAAGAAGTTGGAAGACCTGCCGAGGAAGCAATTAAAGCTGCACCACAGAACCAACAAGAAGTTGATGCAGGTGTTATGAACAATTCCCATGATGCACTGGCTTTACCTGAGGAGCCACTTCCAGTTCAGCAAACAAATAATGGTGGTGGATGTAGCGAGGTGTCTTACGTAACGGAAGATGACAATGTTGCTGGAGGTTTGGTCACAAATGATGGAGAAACTACATGTCGTGATTTTGTTGTTCAGGACCAGAGGGAGGTTCCTTGTGTAGAAGAGATTGGAAGAAGGGTAAACAATCAAATGGTTGACAAAGGTAGTGAGGAAAAGCCCCAGGAAGCTCCTCAAATAGAGATAGTAGAATCTGTAGAAGACATTCTTATGGGAACAGACAATGACGGTGAGCAAAAGATAGTTCAGCTAACAGTGGAGGAAGTAGCAACTTCCAATTGTATGGCTGCAactcctcttcatgttcttgaaGCAGAAAATGCATTAGTCAATAAAGATCTTAATCTGGCAGACAAACAAGCTGCAGAAGGAGAGGAAGCAGAACAGGAGCAAATTAATACTTTGGCAAAGGTAGGTGCAGAGGAGGAGCACAAGGAAATTTCTGAAGTAGATCACGCAGACATGGCAGATCCTAAGATGCATTCACACTTTACTACTGAGAAGCCTGAGAAAGCTGCTGAAATAGAATGTGCAGAAATTGATGGCACTACAAGACTAACTGGGAGGGATACTGATGGGAAGCTTGTAGATGTTCCTGAAGTTGGgcatgaagaagaaaatgttaAGGGGCTGATAGTGAACGCCAGTGATGAGAAGCTTGCAGAAGTTTTGCAAGTATCGCCTGCAGAAGTGGAAGATGTGAAGGGTTTGATGAAAGAGGACACTAGCAACAAATCTAAGGATGTTCCTGAATTGGAAAATACAGGATCTGAAGGAACTCATGGTCCAATGGAGGAGGATTCTGATGGTCGGCGAGCGGAAATTCATGATGTCAATGCAGAACTGGAAAAAGCCAATGGGCATGAGAGGGATGGTGATAGGCCCAAGGGCATCCTGCAAGTAGATCTACTAAGAAGGGATGAAGACAGGTGGCTGGCGAAGGAAGAAATTGAAGAAAATACTACAAAAGTTCCTCAAGTaaagtatgaaaaattaagagtTGAGGCACCAATAAAAGAAGATACCAAGGAAAAGCCCCATGCAGATGGCAAGGATCTACCAGAGAAAGACATAAATGAGTCCAAAGAGGTTGACGAATTGAAAcaaggagaaggggagggatgCAAGGTGTTAATGGAGAAAGACGAGGAGAACTTTTATGATGCTCGTGGAGTAGAACAGGCAGAAGAAGGACAACACAAAGCATTGACAGAGAAAGATGTACATAACCATGTTGAGGAAATTACTCTAGTGGGGCAGGTGGATGACCAAAGTGATAGGCTTACAAGGATACGTACTGAGGAAATTCCTGAAGAAACCACTCGAACACAGGAAAGGGAGTTTGATAAGGATGTGGTGGAAGATTCAAAGAATTCAACCAATGCTGAGATGCCATGTAGTTCAGCTACTGTACAATTGAAAAGAGATCAGATGGAAGTTTCTCATGAAGGCATGACAGAGGAGCTATGCATTCAGAACGTTGAACTGATTAATCAGAGGGAACCATCATGTGATGCAACTGCTATGGCCATTGGAGGAGTATATGACCACAAAACCTTGGATATGCATGAG GAAGTGGCTCTGAAACAGAAACAGGACCACAGAATCATACGCGAGAACAGGGAGACAACAATATTGGAAGGCAGTCATATGCTAGATAGTGAAGTGAAATCTGATTTGGTTACTCCGAAGGGTGATGAAACTCATGCTGCAGGAGGAATTCAAAACCAGGAAATTTGGGACGAGAACAAG CAACTAGCAATGGAGGAAAGACAAGATCTAGAAACGACAATTAAAAACAACAAAACGAATATGTTGGATGATGCAGATAGTCTTGTTTGTGGTGAATATCAAATTGACTCAACTGTTACGGATGTTAATGAGGCCGAGTCTACCGAAGGAATACAGGACCAAGAACTTTTGGACAATAAGGAA CAACTAGCAATGGAGGAAAAACAAGATCTAGGAAGTACAACTGAAAACAACAAAATGAATATGTCAGAAGATGCAGATATTGATGTTCGTGGTGAATATCAAATTGATCCAGCTGGTACAGAGGTGAACGAGGTCGAGTCTACCAAAGGAATACAGAATCAAGAACTTTCGGACAACAAAGAA GACCAGGTAATGGAGAAAAGAATGGACTGTGAAATAACAGTTGGAAGTGGAATATTTGTGGAAGAGTCCTATAAacttggtggtggtggagtggttACCTTCGCGGTTGCTGTGGATGTTAGTGATTCAATGCAAATCAAGGAATCTTGCAGCATGGAGGAG GCAAGGGAGGACAGGCAGAACCAAGGAGTTGAACATGCGAATGAGAAGAGGATTTTGGAAGACACAAGTATGATTGATAGTGGTGAATTGAAATCTATTTCAACTGTTGGGGAGGTTAACATGGTTGGGTTAAGAGAGGGAACACCGAACCAGTGTGTTTTAAGTGTGGAGAAG GAAGCGGCAGTGCAGGAGAAGCAGGATCAGGGAATGGCAGATGAAAACACAAGCAGAGATTTGGCTGACATGGATGCACTTGAATGTGGTGGAGTGAAACCTGATGGAGGGGTGAAAATGTTTCATGAGACTATTCTTACAGTAGAAGCTGTTAAAATTTGTTCCGAGAACAAGCAAAAGGAAGCAGCCTTTGAAGAGCACAATATAACAGAAGTTGAAGGCTCTGAATCAAATCAAACTGCAAGAAAGGAGCCTGAAGGAGCTCTTCCTCCGGAGCCTGAAAACTTGGTAGAAGTGAAGCAAGAAAATTTGGAGAATGAAACAGAGATGTCCATCTGTAGGGAGAATGATGAAGCGTCTGGAAAAGATCAGACCTCAGCAGAGATTAAGAATGATATTGGATGGGCTGTAGAATCAACAAATAGCTATGACAAGTTAGCTTCTGATTCATTAAACACAGCTTGTCATGACCCCATCAAACTTGGCAAGTCAAGTAATGAAGAGGTTAAGAGAACACGAAACAGCAGGTCTATGTATCTAAAAGATATTAAAGAATCCCTGGGAAAAATTCGTTCTGAACCATCAAACAGAGTACAGGCAACCAGTGTTGGGTATTACTCTAAGCATGCAGTTCAGGAACCAATTTCAGTTTTCAAGGATATCAAAGTTCCTTCGCGTGACAGTGCAAGGGATTTTGGAAGAGATTGTGCACCAGAGTTGGTGGTTACAAGTCCACAAGAAGAGACTCCTCGATGGAAACAAGAACAATACGCACTTCAAATTTTAGAAGATGTGCAAAATGCTCGAATTATTGAGAAAACtaggatggagatggagatcaGAATACTGAAGGCACAAATTGCTAGCATGGAGAGACAAGTGATGAACTTGGATCACTTCTCTGAGGTGAAGTCCAGATCAAAAAGGCACTGA